In Papaver somniferum cultivar HN1 chromosome 1, ASM357369v1, whole genome shotgun sequence, a genomic segment contains:
- the LOC113279215 gene encoding DNA-damage-repair/toleration protein DRT111, chloroplastic-like, whose translation MLGGLYGDLPPPSSADEEKSKNNTSSNSAVWSSSSKFAPAALRKQSASLFTPPQSVMRSQQSQMKPKTKNLSQTPKPVVVSLAVMPDEGVRMPKITNQQPALVGVTSNVMEEYDPARPNDYEEYRREKKRKAVEAEMNKEIERRRQEEEEREREREQREREAAERETERGSNESSSRPATLNISGEEAWKRRAAMSGNMGGSSAPRSPSPPSKGDGGFSIGKSGSVGLGVGAGGQMTAAQKMMAKMGWKQGQGLGKQEQGITTPLMAKKTDRRAGVIVNASEPKSEKKPKSVNINGAPTRVLLLRNMVGPGEVDDELEDEVASECAKYGTVTRVLIFEITEPDFPVDEAVRIFVQFERSEETTKALVDLDGRFFGGRVVRGTFFDEEKFGKNELAPVAGEIPGYT comes from the exons ATGTTAGGTGGGTTATATGGGGATTTACCGCCCCCTTCTTCAGCTGATGaagaaaaaagcaaaaacaaCACCAGCAGTAACTCTGCTGTGTGGTCCAGTAGTTCAAAATTTGCACCGGCTGCATTACGGAAACAATCAGCATCACTTTTTACACCACCTCAATCGGTTATGAGATCACAACAGTCACAGATGAAACCCAAAACTAAGAATTTGTCACAAACGCCAAAGCCTGTTGTTGTTAGTCTGGCGGTAATGCCGGATGAGGGAGTGAGAATGCCTAAAATAACAAATCAACAACCTGCATTAGTTGGGGTTACGTCGAATGTAATGGAGGAGTATGATCCTGCTAGACCTAATGATTATGAGGAGTatagaagagagaagaagaggaaggCTGTGGAAGCTGAAATGAATAAGGAGATTGAGAGACGACGGCaagaagaagaggagagagagagggagagggaACAAAGAGAAAGGGAAGCTGCCGAGAGAGAAACGGAAAGGGGTTCTAATGAATCAAGTTCAAGACCAGCGACATTGAATATATCTGGTGAAGAAGCTTGGAAAAGAAGAGCAGCAATGAGTGGGAATATGGGTGGATCATCTGCACCGAGATCACCATCTCCGCCCTCTAAGGGGGATGGAGGGTTTAGTATTGGGAAGTCAGGGTCTGTTGGGTTAGGTGTTGGAGCAGGTGGGCAAATGACTGCAGCACAAAAGATGATGGCAAAGATGGGGTGGAAGCAGGGTCAAGGACTTGGGAAACAGGAGCAAGGGATAACTACTCCTTTGATGGCAAAGAAAACAGATAGACGAGCTGGTGTGATTGTAAATGCTAGTGAACCTAAGtcagagaagaaaccaaagagtGTCAACATTAACGGTGCACCTACTCGTGTTCTCTTACTCCGGAATATG GTGGGCCCTGGGGAGGTGGATGATGAGCTAGAAGATGAGGTAGCATCAGAATGCGCCAAGTATGGAACAGTGACTAGGGTCCTGATTTTTGAAATTACAGAGCCAGACTTCCCAGTAGATGAGGCAGTCAGGATATTTGTGCAGTTCGAGAGATCAGAGGAAACTACCAAGGCACTTGTTGATCTTGATGGTCGTTTCTTTGGTGGAAGAGTAGTTCGTGGCACATTCTTTGACGAAGAGAAGTTTGGTAAGAATGAGCTGGCCCCAGTAGCTGGGGAAATTCCAGGTTACACTTAA